The Aulosira sp. FACHB-615 nucleotide sequence GAATCTAGCGCAATTATCAGCAGAATTTGATACAAGTTGATGAAGGCTGATGAACAGCAACAATTAGGGAAATAATTCTTAGAAATTCTCAATACTTTAAACCTAATTCTTGTTGCAACCGATACAGAATTGTATTTTGGTCAACTTGCGAAAGAATTTCTTGAATTACGGTACTCGCGCCTAATTGTCCCCAAGTGCAGCCTTTTTCGAGATAAACTTGGGCGGCTTTACCAACAGCATAAGCACCATAACCAGCAATTCCCGCTTGAGCGATCGCACTGCCAGCAAAACTAGTAATATTGACTGGATTATCACCACTAGCGATCGCCGCAGTACTTTTACCTAATCCTAATACAAAACTACTGCCTAATTCTCCTAGCAACAAACCGCCAGAACTCATTAAAATCGTTTTGAGAATTTTCCCCGCTTCATAGCTAGTCATCGGTAAACCATACAATCTGGCCAAAGCCCGAATTAAAGCTAAATCAGCCACGGTTCCACAGAGAATATCTAAAACTGCGATCGGATTTAATGCTACTGCTAACGCTTTATATTTAGTAAACTGCCAGATAATTTCTTCTGCTTCTTTTTCACGTAAATCTAGAGTTTTTTGCGCGATTTTTGCTTCCGCTTCCCTGGCTTGAACGAGTGCATTTAACGCTAGAAGTGACCTACCTTCACGATTGAGAATCTTGAGTAATGTTTGCTGGAGTTCGGTAATTTCTGGTGGTAGAGTTTCCCATTCATAACTCACACGTCCATCCGGCCATTCTACCCGCACTTCCATTGGTGCAGGTTCCGCCGCCACCATGACAATTTCATCAGGTAACAAAGGCTGCGCTTGGGGATTTCCTGCGCCCAGTTGTTGTAAATTGCGATAAATTGCGCCTCTGTCTGTATCTGGGTAAAGGTCAATTTTGTTAAACACCAAAATCAACGGTTTTTGCGCCTGACGTAAATCTAGTAACGCTTGATATTCTGTCCGCGTAATATCACCAGAAACTACAAATAAAATTAAATCTGCCTGACGCGCCACTTCCCGCGCCATTTTCGCCCGTGCTTCCCCCGCAATTTCATCTAATCCTGGTGTATCAATTAATTCGACAATAATTTTACCGCCTGGTGGTTGCCATCGCACAGACCTCGGCCATTGAGTCACCCCGTTTAAAGGGCCAGTTTGCAGAATCTTCTCTCCCAGTAAAGCATTTAAGACTGCGGATTTTCCCCGACTCACCAAACCAAACACCGCAATTTTAATTAAATTCGCGTCTAGTTTACTGAGTGTGGCATTTAAAGCGTCTAATTCTGGCTTGACCAAACCTGCCAATTCTGGGTTAGATGATAACTGCCCTGACTTGCGAAGATATCCATACCAAGATAATGCTTGTCGGAGACTAGCACGGGCGCGGTTTAAATGAGTTTCTTCCAGGTTATTACGCACAGCGTTTGCTTGACTTAAGGGTGAAAATAATATGTTTACAGATCAAGGCAGAAGGCAAAAGGGTTGCGAAAATAATTCTTTCCAATACTAAAAAGGTCTCAGGGTTAATGAATAACTAATGTATATTTCGAGACGCACAGTGGAAGAAATACAGTGTCATTACTAAGTCCCGTGAATTTAAGTAAGTCTGTATGAAAACATGAACTTAAGTTGGGCAAGGTAAACAATGCTACAATCCGTTTCCTTACTGCCTCCTGCCTCGTTAACAAGAATTCATTATTTCCGGGTTCTTTCATAGATATACCTTAGCGTATAAATTTTCAGTAAAAATTGCATAAAGACCAAAATTTACAGCCAAAGATTGGGGAAATATAAACTCCACGCAAATTGTAAATGTAGTTTTGGTAGAAAGGTTTTGTCATGTACGACCTCAATCAATTCACACTCAGAAATATGTCTGAATGTGGTTTAGCATTACGCCAGCTAGGGCAGAATGTGACAACGATGGAAGAAGCTGGTAGAGCCATTATTAATTATTTATATGAAAGCTTAGTTGATGACAAAACCCAAAATCAATCTTGCGCTTTGATTAGATTATTCAAAACCCATTCTTATAGTGATTTGACTCCAAAACTACAAGCATCGGCTCGTGAATTGTTGGGTGATGGTGAAATTTTACCTGATTTGAAGTGTTTAACTTTGTTGGCAACGGTTGGTGAGCAGCCAGAATGGAATTCTCGTTATGAATCCCGTGGACACCAAGCAATTCCCTTGGCGAATGAAAATGCGATCGCAAATATTCCAATGGTTTCACAGCTAATTCACCAACTAGGACTCGATCCAGGTACAGTCATCAAGCCTGATCCATCGTTGATGGTTGATATAGAACAGCAGATGTACAACGTTTTTCACATTCCTGATGCGCTCGGTAGTCCCCATATTCCCGCACAACATGAATTTGTGATTCCCTTCAACATTAAATCAGTGGCGGGCTTTGGCGGGATTTTGCCTTCAGGAAATATGTTTGTGGTGATGATGTTTCTAAAAGTGGCAATTTCCCATACAACTGTAGATTTGCTACGTCCCTTAGCATTAAGTGTGAAAACTGCACTACTACCCTTTGATGATGGTAAAACCTTTGTAGATTCCTTACCAGTGACTTCTGTGAGCGATCGCAAAATTGCACAGTTAAATTCTCAAATTGCCACACTCACACAGTTATTAGATGTTTCTGAGCAAGTTACATTCATCCAGTCAGACCGCCTCGAACAAGCAATTACCGACTTACAACAAGCCCTCACTCAACTACAAACAACCCAAACCCAAATAGTTCAAAACGAAAAAATGTCAGCATTGGGGCAGATGGTAGCCGGAATTGCCCATGAAATCAACAACCCAGTCAACTTTATTCATGGTAATCTCAGCCACCTTGATAGCTACATCCAAGATTTGGTGAGTTTGTTCCAAGACTATCAAACAGAATATCCCGACCCACCAGCCACCCTGCAAGCCAAACTCCAAGCAGCCGATTTACCTTTCCTCATCCAAGATTTAACCAGTATTCTCCAATCAATGCAGGTGGGAACTGAACGAATTCGCCAAATTGTGCTGTCCCTACGCAATTTTTCTCGTTTGGATGAAGCAGAAATCAAAGAAGTAGAGATTCACGAAGGTCTTGATAGTACTTTAGTACTGTTAAGCCATCGTCTTAAAGCCCAAGGCAAACACCCAGAAATTCAGGTAATTAAGGACTATGGTATTGTGCCTTTGGTTGAGTGCCACGCTGGACAACTGAATCAAGTGTTTATGAATATTTTGGCAAACGCTATTGATGCCCTAGAAGAATCTAATAGAGGGCGATGTTTGTCAGAAATTCAGCAAAACCCGAACCAAATTACCATTCGCACTTCTATGATTGATGCTAATTGGGTGCAAGTTGCGATCGCTGATAATGGAGTTGGGATTGCTGAATGTATTCGCACTAAACTCTTCGACCCTTTTTTTACTACCAAACCTGTCGGTAAAGGCACAGGATTAGGTTTATCAATTAGCTATCAAATTATCACCGAAAAACTCGGCGGCAAAATTGTATGTCATTCCACCGTCGAACAAGGAACCGAATTTATCATCCAAATTCCTGTACAAACAGAGGAGTCAGAAGTCAGAAGTCGGGTGTAGGAATGATTGTACGATTGTTTCTCAAATCCTCAATGATTAATCAATATCTCCCCCTTGTCTCCCTTGTCTCCCTTCCCTTGTCTACCTTATCCCCCTTGTTCATATATCAAATAAATCTCATCATTTTTATTCTCTAGCAATCACAATATCGTTAGATTTAATCACTGCATAGGCTTCCTCTCCGGCAACAATACCCAACTCTTCAGCTGATGTTCTCGTAATCATTGAGGTTAGCTCTACTCTGTGAACAATTTCTAGTGTCACCTCACAATTAACAGCTCCAATGACAACTTTTTTCACCACACCCTTGAGAATATTACGGGAGCTAACTTTTAAAGCCTTTTTAGAACTACCAATTTCTCCAGTAGGCATTTCCAGATTTTCCTGATTTACCTGTGTAGTTGGTGGGGGAGTTGGTATTGAGGCTTGTGATACTTGGTGTTTATTCAGACCACGCACAAGTTCCCGCAGAATCTCGGTTTTGGTGCGTTGAGAGTCCTGGCAAAACTCTTCGAGAATTTTCCGTTCCTCTTCCGATGTTTGAAATGTGATCCATCCTTGTTCTTTTCTTGGCATAATGTTACCAATTCAGTTGGTAAAGACTGGAATGACGCTCGGTATGATCCTACCAAGCGCCATTAAATTGCAGAAGAATCTATTGCTACACCATTTTTCTATGAAAAGAAGACAAGTTCTTTCCTTTTTTGGCACAGCACTCGCTAGTTTGTTACTTGCTGTTTGTTCAACATTCATTGTACCTTCTGTTGTCACAGCACAGTCGAACGTTACTTTACTTGTTTCTGCTGCTGCTAGTTTAAAAGATGCACTGGAAGAAATTAAACCGGTTTATCAACAAAGTAACCCCAACGTCAACATAAATTATAACTTTGGGGCTTCTGGGGCATTGCAACAACAAATTGAGCAAGGCGCACCAGCAGACATTTTTATTTCCGCCGGAAAAAGGCAAGTAGATGCTTTAGAACAAAAAGGGTTATTGCTTCCTGGGACACGCTCGGTTTTGGCAAAAAACCGCCTTGTACTAGTTGTACCCCAAGCTGTTACAGGTATTACCAGCCTTTACGATCTGAAAGAATCGAAAATCAAGCGCATTGCTATTGGTGAACCCAGAAGCGTTCCGGCTGGTCAATACGCGCAGCAAGTTTTACAGAAGTTAAATATTTGGTGGCAAGTAAGCTCTAAACTGGTTTACGCCAACAATGTGCGTCAAGTCTTGGCGGCTGTCGAAAGTGGCAATGCTGATGCCGGGTTAGTATATGCCACCGATGCTAAAATTTCTGACAAAGTAAAAGTAGTTGTGGCGGCTGATGAGAAATACCACTCACCGATAGTTTATCCACTGGCGGTGGTGAAACGCACTAAGAATGCCAGTGCAGCCAAGGAATTTAGCCAATTTTTATCCAGCAGTCAAGTTAAGGGGATACTCAAAAAATACGGCTTCATCCTGCCTTAAAAAAGGAAGTCGGGAATAAAATTCGGGTGCGTTATACTTCCGCCATAACGCACCGCCAAATTATGATGGTACGTTAGGCGATTTATTTTGTGATAAAGTAGGTCGGAATCTGCGCTTAACGTACCCTAAAATCCAAAGTTTACTTGATAAACCATCTCTAAACCCTAATAAATACACTGCAAGTACAGTTAGCGAAGAGAAGTTAATCTCCAAAACCACAAAATCATTCTTGTGAAGCTCGTTTGCGGAATAAACCCGTCATAGTTACGCCAGTAATCAATAAGCCAACTAACCCTAAGCCGTTCAAAAGTGGGTAAATTTTTTCTAAATGAATGATTTCTAAGGTATGCAAGCCTAAAAGGAATTCACCTATCTCGTCTTGGTGTAACAATTCATGGGCTATGGTATAACCCATACCCGTTAATACAGTTAAAAATAAAGGCAAGCACAGAATAATGGCTATCTGACGATGATAGCGGCGAAACATGCGATTCATAAACTGTTTTTGAACAAGGTAAGTTTTAAGGTATCAGTTTTGCCATTGTTTAATACCGAAGTTTTATTAAAAATTTTTAACTTTGCGCTTTTATAGAGTTTAACTCTCAATTAACGAGCGATCGCATTTTCCTTTGATCCCAAGACAGTCAAATACAAAAGTTAAAAAAGTTACATTTTTATGTATGCTGGATAGCCGAGTATGATAGCTATACATTTTTGGCAGTTATTATGGAACGCGCTATCTCCATACTGGGAATATTAGTCTTTATTGGCATCTCTTATGCTTTATCTGTAGAACGTCAAGCAGTTCGTTGGCGCACAGTAGCTTGGGGTTTGGGATTAGAGTTTATTTTTGCGTTGCTAATTTTAAAAACACCTTGGGGTTTAAATATATTTAAATCTTTGGGAGATATTATCAGTAATTTTCTAGCTTTTTCTGATGTTGGTGCAAAATTTGTCTTTGGTGAAAATTTTAAAGACCATTTATTTGCTTTTCAAGTACTGCCAACTATTATCTTTTTCTCTGCTTTTATTAGTGTTTTGTATTACTACGGAATTTTACAGCGAGTCGTCAATATACTTGCCTGGATAATGATTAAAACGATGAAAACATCAGGTTCAGAATCGTTATCTTGTGCAGGTAATATTTTTTTAGGGCCGACAGAAGCTGCGCTGATGGTTAAACCATATATAGGTAGTATGACTTTATCCGAACTCCATGCTGTGATGACAGGTGGTTTTGCCACAATTGCTGGTGGAGTTTTAGGTGCGTATCTTTCCTTTGGTATTCCCGCAGAACATTTAATAGCAGCTTTTTTTATGACTGCGCCTACATCATTAGTTGTATCGAAATTAATGTACCCGGAAACCGAAGTTTCTCAAACAGCAGGACAAGCCAAAATTGATGTCGAAACTAACTATGTTAACGTCATTGATGCAGCTACAACAGGCGCTATTGATGGCGTAAAATTAGCTGTGAATGTAGGGGTAATGATTATTGCTTTTTTAGGATTACTTGCGGCTTTAAATGCTTTACT carries:
- a CDS encoding GTP-binding protein, encoding MRNNLEETHLNRARASLRQALSWYGYLRKSGQLSSNPELAGLVKPELDALNATLSKLDANLIKIAVFGLVSRGKSAVLNALLGEKILQTGPLNGVTQWPRSVRWQPPGGKIIVELIDTPGLDEIAGEARAKMAREVARQADLILFVVSGDITRTEYQALLDLRQAQKPLILVFNKIDLYPDTDRGAIYRNLQQLGAGNPQAQPLLPDEIVMVAAEPAPMEVRVEWPDGRVSYEWETLPPEITELQQTLLKILNREGRSLLALNALVQAREAEAKIAQKTLDLREKEAEEIIWQFTKYKALAVALNPIAVLDILCGTVADLALIRALARLYGLPMTSYEAGKILKTILMSSGGLLLGELGSSFVLGLGKSTAAIASGDNPVNITSFAGSAIAQAGIAGYGAYAVGKAAQVYLEKGCTWGQLGASTVIQEILSQVDQNTILYRLQQELGLKY
- a CDS encoding sensor histidine kinase, with product MYDLNQFTLRNMSECGLALRQLGQNVTTMEEAGRAIINYLYESLVDDKTQNQSCALIRLFKTHSYSDLTPKLQASARELLGDGEILPDLKCLTLLATVGEQPEWNSRYESRGHQAIPLANENAIANIPMVSQLIHQLGLDPGTVIKPDPSLMVDIEQQMYNVFHIPDALGSPHIPAQHEFVIPFNIKSVAGFGGILPSGNMFVVMMFLKVAISHTTVDLLRPLALSVKTALLPFDDGKTFVDSLPVTSVSDRKIAQLNSQIATLTQLLDVSEQVTFIQSDRLEQAITDLQQALTQLQTTQTQIVQNEKMSALGQMVAGIAHEINNPVNFIHGNLSHLDSYIQDLVSLFQDYQTEYPDPPATLQAKLQAADLPFLIQDLTSILQSMQVGTERIRQIVLSLRNFSRLDEAEIKEVEIHEGLDSTLVLLSHRLKAQGKHPEIQVIKDYGIVPLVECHAGQLNQVFMNILANAIDALEESNRGRCLSEIQQNPNQITIRTSMIDANWVQVAIADNGVGIAECIRTKLFDPFFTTKPVGKGTGLGLSISYQIITEKLGGKIVCHSTVEQGTEFIIQIPVQTEESEVRSRV
- a CDS encoding molybdopterin-binding protein, with the protein product MPRKEQGWITFQTSEEERKILEEFCQDSQRTKTEILRELVRGLNKHQVSQASIPTPPPTTQVNQENLEMPTGEIGSSKKALKVSSRNILKGVVKKVVIGAVNCEVTLEIVHRVELTSMITRTSAEELGIVAGEEAYAVIKSNDIVIARE
- the modA gene encoding molybdate ABC transporter substrate-binding protein; amino-acid sequence: MKRRQVLSFFGTALASLLLAVCSTFIVPSVVTAQSNVTLLVSAAASLKDALEEIKPVYQQSNPNVNINYNFGASGALQQQIEQGAPADIFISAGKRQVDALEQKGLLLPGTRSVLAKNRLVLVVPQAVTGITSLYDLKESKIKRIAIGEPRSVPAGQYAQQVLQKLNIWWQVSSKLVYANNVRQVLAAVESGNADAGLVYATDAKISDKVKVVVAADEKYHSPIVYPLAVVKRTKNASAAKEFSQFLSSSQVKGILKKYGFILP
- a CDS encoding peptidase, giving the protein MNRMFRRYHRQIAIILCLPLFLTVLTGMGYTIAHELLHQDEIGEFLLGLHTLEIIHLEKIYPLLNGLGLVGLLITGVTMTGLFRKRASQE
- a CDS encoding NupC/NupG family nucleoside CNT transporter → MERAISILGILVFIGISYALSVERQAVRWRTVAWGLGLEFIFALLILKTPWGLNIFKSLGDIISNFLAFSDVGAKFVFGENFKDHLFAFQVLPTIIFFSAFISVLYYYGILQRVVNILAWIMIKTMKTSGSESLSCAGNIFLGPTEAALMVKPYIGSMTLSELHAVMTGGFATIAGGVLGAYLSFGIPAEHLIAAFFMTAPTSLVVSKLMYPETEVSQTAGQAKIDVETNYVNVIDAATTGAIDGVKLAVNVGVMIIAFLGLLAALNALLGWFGSLVNLPQLSLQLILSFVMAPVAWLMGVPWKDCQQVGALLGTKTILNEFIAFLDLKQLIQDGKISQRAVIIATYALCNFANIGSIGITIGGLTGMAPHRQHDLARLGVRTMIGGLLAGFITACIAGVLV